In the Juglans microcarpa x Juglans regia isolate MS1-56 chromosome 6D, Jm3101_v1.0, whole genome shotgun sequence genome, one interval contains:
- the LOC121235229 gene encoding GATA transcription factor 26-like gives MGKHGPCYHCGVTNTPLWRNGPPEKPVLCNACGSRWRTKGTLANYTPLHARPEPDEYEDHRVSRVKNISINKNKEVKLLKRKQDSDNMVVYCDASDYNLGFQKVIDEDASNRSSSGSAISNSESCAQFGGADASDLTGPAQSIVWDTTVPSRKRTCVSRPKPSPVEKLTKDLYTILHEQQSSYFSGSSEEDLLFDSETPMVSVEIGHGSVLIRHPSSIAREEESEASSISVDNKPFPSNEAYSHSAVPPLHNDGKVGFPSSGFERMQNHSGQGMQPEQLKRDKSQNESLQILTSHNSPLCCIDLNDVLNYEEFMRNLTNEEQQHLLKYLSPVDTVTVPDSLKSMCDSSQFKENFINFQQLLLEGVFDISFSGAKSEDCKTLKRLALFNSTKCKWVESYYALKKYKSSVGGTVVSGPNATAPSNLINVKRLRDSQSQNLPEVRTMMKCPKRVITKASYETKELVDNDGSCFSPRSLFALPSDGSSLMLDSLNFVEENSDQDLLLDVPPNGSFPQAELLEPALSYGAQQASASSSSIYPHLGRW, from the exons ATGGGCAAGCATGGGCCTTGCTATCACTGTGGAGTTACAA ATACTCCCCTTTGGCGCAATGGGCCTCCTGAGAAGCCAGTCTTGTGCAATGCTTGTGGATCTCGGTGGAGGACAAAGGGAACACTTGCAAATTATACCCCCCTACATGCTCGGCCAGAACCTGATGAGTACGAGGACCACAGGGTTTCCAGGGTGAAgaatatatcaataaataagaaCAAAGAAGTGAAACTGCTCAAAAGAAAGCAGGACAGTGATAATATGGTGGTTTACTGTGATGCCTCTGATTACAACCTGGGATTTCAAAAGGTGATAGATGAAGATGCAAGTAATAGATCAAGTTCTGGATCGGCAATATCTAACTCGGAGAGCTGTGCGCAATTTGGTGGTGCAGATGCAAGTGATTTGACAG GTCCAGCTCAATCAATCGTGTGGGATACAACAGTGCCTTCAAGGAAGAGGACTTGTGTGAGTCGTCCAAAGCCATCTCCAGTTGAGAAGCTTACAAAAGATCTATATACTATTTTACATGAACAGCAATCTTCATATTTCTCTGGATCTTCTGAAGAGGATCTGCTTTTTGATAGTGAAACGCCAATGGTTTCTGTTGAGATAGGACATGGAAGTGTTCTCATTAGGCATCCGAGCTCAATAGCTCGAGAAGAGGAATCGGAAGCTAGCTCAATTTCGGTTGATAACAAACCATTTCCGTCTAACGAGGCTTATTCACATTCTGCTGTCCCTCCTTTACACAACGATGGCAAGGTTGGTTTTCCAAGTTCTGGATTTGAAAGAATGCAGAATCATTCTGGACAAGGGATGCAACCAGAGCAACTTAAAAG GGACAAGTCTCAGAATGAAAGCCTGCAAATCTTGACAAGCCATAACTCTCCACTATGCTGTATAGATTTGAAT GATGTTTTAAACTATGAGGAGTTTATGAGAAACTTGACAAATGAAGAGCAACAACATTTGCTGAAATATCTATCTCCAGTTGATACTGTTACAGTTCCTGATAG CCTCAAAAGTATGTGTGATAGCTCACAATTCAAGGAGAACTTTATTAATTTTCAGCAACTGCTTTTGGAAGGGGTCTTTGACATATCCTTCTCTGGGGCAAAGTCTGAAGACTGCAAGACTTTGAAAAGGCTTGCATTATTTAATTCGACAAAATGCAAATGGGTCGAAAGCTATTATGCACTTAAG AAATATAAAAGTAGTGTTGGAGGAACTGTTGTTTCAGGACCTAATGCCACTGCCCCAAGTAATTTAATAAATGTGAAGAGATTGCGGGACAGCCAAAGTCAAAATCTTCCAG AGGTAAGGACCATGATGAAGTGCCCGAAAAGGGTGATCACGAAGGCCAGCTATGAGACCAAGGAACTCGTAGACAATGATGGCTCTTGCTTTAGTCCAAGAAGCCTTTTTGCTCTGCCTTCGGATGGCAGTTCCCTCATGCTTGATTCCTTAaattttgttgaagaaaattctgaCCAGGATCTTCTGCTGGACGTTCCACCCAATGGCTCTTTCCCGCAGGCAGAGCTCCTTGAACCAGCTTTAAGTTATGGAGCCCAGCAGGCAAGTGCTAGTAGTAGTTCGATATACCCACATCTTGGCCGTTGGTGA